TCGACCTCCTGCCGGCTGGCGCGGTCGTCGCCGCGTTCCAGGTGATGGACGCGGTCAACGACGGCGTGCTCGACGCCGCGCACTCGGTCTGCGCCTACTGGTACGGCAAGAACAAGGCCGCGTCCCTGTTCGGCACCGGCCCGGTGTTCGGCGGCAACCCGACGACGATGCTCTCCTGGTTCTACCAGGGCGGCGGGCGCGAGCTCTACAAGGAGCTGACGCAGGACATGATGGGCCTCAACGTCGTCGGCCTGCTCGGCTTCCCGATGCCGGCCCAGCCGTTCGGCTGGTTCACCAACCCGGTCTCCGGCGCGGACGACATCAAGGGCCTCAAGTACCGCACCGTCGGCCTCGCCGCCGACCTGATGCAGTCGATGGGCATGTCCGTGGCGCAGCTTCCGGGCGGTGAAATCGTACCGGCCATGGAGCGCGGCGTGATCGACGCGTTCGAGTTCAACAACCCCTCGTCCGACATGCGCTTCGGTGCCCAGGACGTGGCGACCAACTACTATCTCGGCTCCTACCACCAGGCGTCCGAGGCGTTCGAGTTCCTCTTCAACCGCGACTTCCTCGAGGACCTCGACGACGACCTCCGCGCAATCATGGAGTACGGCGTCGAAGCCGCGTCGACGGCCAACACCGCCTTCGCGCTCGACAACTATTCGTCCGACCTGCAGAAGCTGAAGGACGGCGGCGTCAA
The window above is part of the Acuticoccus sediminis genome. Proteins encoded here:
- a CDS encoding TRAP transporter substrate-binding protein — protein: MTKPKVSPLSRRSFLRTGAVAGGAAAATTLAAPAVLAQSPIVVKMQTSWPASDIWMDMARQYTDRVEQMSGGRLKVDLLPAGAVVAAFQVMDAVNDGVLDAAHSVCAYWYGKNKAASLFGTGPVFGGNPTTMLSWFYQGGGRELYKELTQDMMGLNVVGLLGFPMPAQPFGWFTNPVSGADDIKGLKYRTVGLAADLMQSMGMSVAQLPGGEIVPAMERGVIDAFEFNNPSSDMRFGAQDVATNYYLGSYHQASEAFEFLFNRDFLEDLDDDLRAIMEYGVEAASTANTAFALDNYSSDLQKLKDGGVNVQQTPDSILAAQLDAWSVMIEQLETDPFIKKVLDSQRAWVERVTYYELLNAPDYRLAYNHFFPGVLPS